The sequence CTCGCCGCAGCACGGGCTTCAGGCCGCCGCAGCACCCGCGCCTTGTCCCACGTCGGCCGACGGGACATGCTGCTGGTGCTCAAGGCGGGCGGAATCCAGCAGGCTCCGCCACGAGGTGACATCCGGGCGGCGGCGCAGCAACGCGCGGCGTTCCCGCTCAGTCATGCCACCCCACACGCCATGCTCGATGCGCTGGTCGAGCGCGTCGGCCAGGCATTCGGTTCGGACCGAGCAGCCGAAGCAGACCGCTTTGGCCTTGTTCTGGGCCGTGCCGTCGGCGAACAGCTCCTCCGGGTCGGCGGTCCGGCACGCCGCGCGCTCGCTCCAGTGATCTTCCGTCCTCACCCCGGCGCCGTCCTCTCCCCGTCCTGGCCTGTGGCTTCGGTCCCAACTCTACGCAGCAGCAGTGCGGCATCGGTACGGCAATTTCCCGGCGTTCAAGGAGCGGTGCGCCTCCGGGAGCCCCGGAATCCGACGCAAGGTTGAACGAGTCGGCGTCGCGGGGCCCGGAACACACGGGTGCACCTGCCACCCGTGTGCTTGGCTCGTCGCCGCCGGCCCTGCCGATCTGTCTGGCCGGGCCGGCGGTGCCCCGCGCGCAAGGGGCAGTGCGAGGTCTCCGCTATGCGCCGCGCAGCCGGTTTACGGTGCTCAGCCTCACCACCGATCAAGTGGGGTGTGGAATTCCAGCTGGGTCCTGTCCGCGGGCAGGAGAATATGGGCCACCTCGACGACTCCCCCGGTGACGTCCCGCACGATCTTTTCCAGAGCGAGGACCGGCTCGTGCTCACGGAGACCGAGATCGCGAGCCTCGTCCGTGGCCGCTGCTCGCGCGGTGACCTGCTCGGTGATTTCCCCCACTTCGATTCCCAGCGTGTGAAGCTGCGCCTGCGTGCCACCCGGCCAGGGCTCGTTCCTGCTGTCGAGCAATTCCGGGTTCGCGGAAATTTTCTCCCTCACCAGATACGAGAGAATCACTCCGAGAGGATGCTCATCACCAACGTAGCTGGTGCGATAGTTCCTCTCCAGAAGTGCCGAGCCGTGAGGGATTCCGAACACTTCCGACAGATGCGCATTGGATTTGACGTGACGGTATTCAGCGGAGAAATCCAGTTCCGGCTTGGTCAGTCCGGTGTCGTACTCCGTCGCGCCCGTGGCCTTGCGTTCCGCGAAGGACTTTCGGGCGCGGGCCTTCTCCCACGCGTGGCGGCGGTTGCTGCGCCTGACGGGCGGGCGCAGCAGGGCGGGCGTCTGTGAGTGCAGTGCCTGATCCTGGCCGTCGTCCCGCTGCGCGACAGTGGATATGTCCATGGCAGTCGTCCTCGTTCGTCGTGATCGATGTCCTTGCCCCATAGAGGTGTCGGCGCGGCCGGCCGTGTGACATCCGGCGCGGGACCAATCTGGACGGACGTGCACAACGCGGCCGCGGCCGCCGGGACATGCTGCGGGTGTGGGTCTGGCATGCTGAGCCGGGTGAGCACGACACGTCTCAAGTGGGGCGACATCGCAGCCGATGTACGCCCCGTGGTCGAGGACCGCACCGGACCGATCCGCGCAGTCCATCCGGTGGACGGCGGCTTCAACAGCCACCTCGCGGTGCGTCTCGACACCGACCACGGCTCCGTCTTCGTCAAAGGACTCAGGAGCGATCACCCGCAGGCATGGACTCAGCAGCGGGAGGCCGCAGTCTCCCGATACACCGCGGAGCTGGGGCCCCGCCTGCTGTGGCACGCCCAGGAGGCAGGCTGGGACCTGCTCGGGTTCGACTTCGTCGAAGGACACCACGCCGACTACGCGACCAATTCACCGGATATCAATCTCCTCGCCGACACGCTGACTCAACTGGCAACAATCAAGGCGCCTCCGGTGATCCTGAAAAAGGCGGAGGAACGCTGGGCCGGGTATGTCGACGACACGTCGATCCTGCGGGAATTCTCGGGAAATACCCTGTGTCACACAGATTTCAATCCGGAGAATGTGCTCATCATTCCTCGCCAGAATCGGGCAATTCTGGTGGACTGGGCATGGTCGACAGCGGGTGCTGCGTGGATCGACCCCGCACTGTGCATCGTCTGGCTCATCGCCACCGGACACCAATCGCCGGAGGCCGCCGAGTCCTGGGCCCGCCGGATGCCGACCTGGAACTCAGCCCCCGTCACCGCGGTCGACACGTTCGCCGCGGCGAACGCCCGCCTCTGGGCCAGCATCGCCGCCGACAACCCGGGTTCCTGGTCGGAGGCCCTCCGGAACGGCGCGCTGATGTGGTCCGCCTACCGCCGGACTGCCGCCGGGTGAAATCCATGCCATATGCCCTGACACCCGCAGGTCGCGATGACGTCGTACTCGCTCGGGGCCGGCAGCTTCCTCCGGGCAGACGGGGGGCCCGTCGCGTACTACCCGGCACGCATCGGCCGGAGGTACGGCGGGCTCATTCCGTTCTCGTCAACACCAGCGCGGCCATTCGGCATGATTGAAGGTGGGCGATCAGCCGCACGGGCATCTTCTCGTACTGGCCGCCCCGCTTCCAGGAAGGAACTCCCGTTGTCTCGCGCTCAGCCCGCCTCGTACCAGTCCATCTCCGTGTCCCCTCCTCCGGTCATGATCGACAGCAGGGGCACCGTGGACCGAGACGATGCAATCGCCGTTCGTCCCCTCGACGACGGCTGGGAACTCATGGTGTACGTCGCTGATGTCGCCTCCGGCGTTGCGCTGGGAAGCGCGGCCGACCAGGAGGCGTTCCGGCGCAGGGAGTCGGCATACGGCGGATGGCGGGGGACGGCAAAGATGCTGCCCCGTCCCGTGGAGGATCGGCTGACGCTGGCCGAGGATCGCCCGTGCGCCACCATGAGGGTGCGCCTGGAGGTGACCAGTGAAGGAATCGTGCGACACACCGATGTCGCGCGGGCGGCGATGAGCGGGGCCGTGGCCGTCCATCACCAGGAAGTCGCCGCCGCCACCAGGGATCCGGAGCATCCCCTTCACAGCGGACTGCGAGAGGCCGCCGCCTTGAGTGAGGTTCTGCTCGCTCGCCGTCGAGACCAAGGCGCCCTCGCTCTGTATGACCTCCTCAGTGGCTGGGCGACCGACGAGGACGGCGCCGTGGTCCGTCTTGCGGCCTTCGAACGCAACATCGGCTACAAGGTCGTCCAGGAGTGCATGATCGCCGCGAACACGGCACTCGCTGCGTGGGCGGCGGAGCGCGATCTGCCGGTCCTGTTCCGCAATCACTCGGCCGCCAGGGTTTCCCCGCCTCGAAGTGAGCTCCTGGAGGACCTCGACCTCGCCTTCGCCGACGGCTCTCCGGCGCGTCTGGAAGCGCTGCAACGGCGGACCCTCATGACCATGAAAGCAGCCGAGTACGCGCCATACATGGGTGGCCACTGGGGTCTGAACCTTCCCGGCTACGTTCACGCCACGTCCCCACTGCGTCGGTACGCCGACTTGGTCGCGCAACGGATCATCTTCAGCCACCTCGACAACAGCGCCTCCCCATACGGGGAGGACGAACTCTCCAGCGTCGCAGGGGCACTGAACGATGGCGCGCGTGCGGACCGCCAGGCCCAGCAGGACTCGTTCAAGTCGTCGGCACACACTCGCGCACGGCGGGCAGCGGCGGCGGCCGCGGCCGACTACTCCGCGCTCGACAGCAAGGCCTTCCACGCGGTTCTCAAGCGCGGCTGCAAGGACAACATCGCGGGCCCCTCGCTCGTCGAGGAGACCGGCCGGCGCGCCGCCGCCCAGCAGCTCACCTCGCTCGAACTTCAACTGGTTCTGCTCGTCGCCGACGGGACGGGCTGGGGAGTTGCCCGCGCCGCCTGCTTGGCGGCGATCGCGGCGGCGCCGGAGACGGCCATCTCCGTGCTCTCTGTGCACGCCCAGGTCAACGACCTGCCGCTACCGCAATTCGCGGACCGCAGCACAGGCCAGGCACCTCACACCGTCTTCAGCGCGCAGGCTTCGTGGACCGCCGCAGACGGTGAAATCCGCGGGAGCACGCGCTCGGCGTCGGCCAAGAAAGCAGCCAGGCACCAGGCCGCTGTCAGTCTGCTCGCCCGCCTCGCCGAGTTGCCCGATCCTTCAAAGGATCTTGCGGAACCTGCACCCGAAGACTTGAACGCGACGAAGGGTTCCGCGCCGACGGTTACTGACGTCAGGTCACCCCTGTCGGTGCTCAACGAGTACGCACAGATCCGTGTCATCAGCGGCCTGGAGTACTCCGTGACCGGAGAGGGCCCCGATCACCTCCCCACCTTCACCTGCACGGCGCGCGCGTTTTGCGAGGGCCGATCTCTCGCTGGTGAATCCTCGGCGGCTTCGAAGGCTGCGGCGAAGAATGCGGCCGCCGACAGTCTGCTGGCGCAGGTCCACGAAGTACGGGCGAGCGCGACGGCAGGCACCTCCGTGAACGGCCAGAGCCATCGATGACGTCCGCGGGGTCCGTAGGCGGTCGGGCTGCGCCGCGAGGTCGCGCGCCGGTGCGGGGGCGGTGTCGCCGGGACTCGGCAGCCGGGCGGGGTACCAGGCCGACTGTGCCGGTGCCCCACGGCTTTGCCGTCCTACCGTTCAGCGCGCCGAGTCGGTGGTCCGGTCTTCGCCTTGTGCTTGTGTGAACGCGTTCAGCATCGCCACGCGCGTGCGTTCCCGGGCAGCCGTACGGCGAGGAGAGGAGGCGTCCGCCTGCCACTGGGCATAGTCCAGCACCCGCTGGTCGAACCAGTGTCGCCGAGCCTCAGCTACCTGAAGGGACGGAGCCGTACGGATTGCTGTCTCAGCAACGTCCGCATCGGGCGGGTCGAGCGCGTACTCCAACTCCACGCGGGCCAGGGCTTCCTGGCCGGCCGTTGTGCCCTGAAGCCACAGCACCAGACCGGGATCCTCGGCGAACTGCAGCCGGAGCCGCTCGCGACCGGCCGCGGACTCCGTCATGCTTAGGTACCTGCCCGGATCCGATCCGGAATGCAAGTGGGCGGAGGCCTCCGGGCTCTCGCGCACGATCCGGACCGCGTGCTCGAGCACAGCGGCCGTCCGCATGACGGAGGCTGAGTCCGGGTCGTACGGCCGCGGGCCCGGATCACCGGGCTCCCACGCTCTGGATGCCGCTATCTGCTCTTCGATGTCCACCGTGCTCCCACTCCGCACCCCTTGTGACCAGGTATTCAGCGTAGTTCACGCGGTGTGCAGTTGGCCGAGCGGCCGTCCCTGGTCAGCCCGCGCGACGACGAGCGCCGCGAGGTCGTTCTCGTCGTGGAAGACGGGCCCCTGCCACGACGGCGGAGCCGCGACGGCTTCGAGTCGAACCTCGGTGCCGAACCTGCTGGCCGAGTCGTAGAGCTGCTGCAGGACTTCCAGCGCCCGGACATCGACCTCACCGATGAATGCCGTCCAGATGCGGGTGGCCGGATCGAACCCGGCCACGGAGCGGAGCAACTGCCGCTGCTGCTCGAAGCTCTCGGGGTCCTGGGGGGCGGAGGTGGCGGAGACCCGCAGCAGCCAGGCCGTGCGGGCGGTCTGAGGTATCGAGGTCATGCCGATGACCGTAGCCGTGGCCACTGACATCGCGTCCGGCCCGGGGCGAGGGCGCGGCGGCGGACAGTGTGCAGGGTTCTCGGCTTGGCTACCGGCGTTGTTGGTCGACCAGGTCGGTGTAGCGGTCGTACCGGGCATCGGTGGTCTGGCGGCAGTCGGTCGGCGATCGGACAACGCGTACGCCCCAGGACCGACGGGCCCCGGAGGGCGCGGCAAACTCGGCGAGGCAGCCGGGTGTCGTCCGCGTCGCCGACGGCCAGGAGCAAGCGGGCGGAGTCAGTCCCCCTCGGCTTGATGCCACAGCACGCCCGTCTTCACCTGCCCGATCAGATAACGGATGCCCTGGTTATCGTCGGGGTTGGTCCACAGGCTGTCGCCGAAGACCGCAGCCGCCTTCGCCGTCTCGCCCAGCCGCCACCACGTCAGCCCGAGGCCCTGCAATGCCCGGTGGAAGGGGCGGTTGTTCAACTCTCCCCAGGCCAGGACCCCGGTGAAAGCCGGTGGCAGCGACAACTCGGCGACGGCTACGGCCGTCTGGTAGTAGCCCAGGGCCTCCGACAATGCGGAATCGTCGGCGTCGGCGCGCTCGAACGCCTCGCTGCCCAGGTGCGCCCAGCAGTCGATCTGCCGCGGGTCTTCACGGACCGCAGCACCCAGCGCCGCGCGGTAGGCGGCGCCGTCGCCCGTACGGTCGCGCAGGCTGAGCGCGCGGTCGACGGGCGGCTCATCTTCTCCGACGTACGGGTCGGGCATCTGGTAGAACGGCCGCGGGCCGGCCTCGCGCACCTTGCGCCACCAGGCCCAGTCCGGCTTGCCGCCGCGATCGGGGGCGGCTGAAGGTCGGGCCCCCCAACCCCGCTCCGACCGCGGGTCGTAGTTCTCGCCGTCGAAGGCCGGACACACCGGGGTGATCCCGCGATCATGGATGCGCTCAAGGATGCGGCGGGTGTCTCCGCGCTGGTAGTGGTCGGTGATCTCGGACAGGTACACGTACCGCTGGTCAGGGCATTCCTGCCGGGGTGCGGGCAGGACACGGCGAAGTCCGTCGAGCAGTTCGGACAACACTTCCTCGGCCTGCTCGTCGGTCAGTGGCCACGACAGCCCGAACGCGCGCGGCACGTCGTGGACGGGATACCAGAGCGAGTCCCTTTCCAGCCCGCTGCGCTCGGCCAGCATCGTGCGCAGGCTGTCCTCGGCCACCAAAGCAGCAGTTACCACGCGGATTCCCACCCTCCCCCACCGTCCTGTGCGCCAGCGGGCACAGCTCCGACAGGAGCCTACCCACCGCCCTCCACCGGCGTCCTTCCCCCGGAAGGGTGACGACGACCTGGACGCCCGAGTCCGTGCTCAGGTGGTCTACACGCCGTTGGGTGCACCGAGCAGCATGATTGTCTCGGAAGGCGTCCACTCTCTACGGCGCAAACAGGTGGTGGTTCATCACTTCGCATACCTCGTCGCCGCTGATCCGCCCTGCGGCGGCGAGCCGCCCGGCCACGTCCAGTACCGCCGACCAGTGCCGGGCCAGATGTGCATCAGCCTCCTGGGCTGCCGCGTGCCGGGCCCGCCAGTCGAAGCCCAAGGACCGCAGTGCCGCGTGGTCATGCAGCGCTGCGTTGCGCGTCGCCCTGCCTCGCATCGCGGTCCACAGCCTCTGCTCGTGCAGCCACCGCATCTGCGCCAACTCACCGCCGGGCAGGTAAACCAGCTGCGTGCGGATGTCACCCCAACTCACCTCGGTGTAGGCGTCGGTGAGGGCACCGGGGTGGATCGTGAGCACGGTCTCGCCCATCCAGAAATCCCCGGTCGCCGCGCCTGCCACCGCATGCCCTGCCTCGTGCACGGCCGTGAACAACAAGTACTGGCGGTCGTCGAAAGCCAGGCAGTCACGGATACGCAGCCGCGCCAACTCCGTGGTCATGCGCTGACCTTACGCACGCAGACCACCCTCCAGCCACGGCCCTCCGGCTTCGCTCGCCGGAGGAAATTCTGTACATCGTTCAGAGTTCTACGGACCGGGGCCAGCCCGCCGCGGGGGCGTTGGTCAGCGTGGCACGGTGAACGGTTGAGCCGGGGAAATGGGGCACTGGTAGGCGGTGGGAAGGCCGTGCCGTATCGGCAAGCTCCTGGCGGCTGAAGGTACACCTCGTCCGAGCCAGATCGTCAGCGCAGGGCCGCGTCGAGCACGTCGGCGAAGTCTTCCCCGGCCAGGTCGGCCCATGCGGTGAGGGTGCCGGCCAGTGCCAGCGCGCTGCCGTACAGGACGTGCTGGCCTCCTTGGCGAGCGATCACCTTCATCAGCGCCGAGTGCGCGCGGGCCTTGGTGGCCAGTCCCAGCAGGTCCTGGCCGGCCTGCTCTCCGGTCCAGTGCCCTCGGGGAAGGCGGGCACGCGCGGCGAGCTGGGGCGGCACCGGGGAATCGCGACCGCCGAGCCACTGGTCGAGGAGTGCGACGGCGACGCCGATGCATCCCGCGACGCTCGCGGCCTCGGGGTCGGCCGGCTTGGGTTCGACCGCGTCGAGAGACGCGCGGGCGCGCTCGTCATTTCCGTCGTGCAGGTCGGTCACCGTTCGTGCGAGTACGGTCAGCGCAGCCTCGCGGGCTTTCCCCTCCGGTGTGTGCAGTGCCATGTTCCGCCGCTGGACCGCACGGTCCATCGCCTGCTGCAGCTGCTCCATCGGCACGGTGTCGCCCTCGTGCACTCCCTCCTCGGCGAGGAACGGCCGCACTTCGAGCCACAGCTCGTCCGCAAGGCCGGGGTTGCGGACGACGGTCGGAGGACTGGCGGGGGGTTCGGGCTGGCTGAGCCTCATACGTGTCACCCCGTCATGCTGGCAGACCTGGACTGCGGCTGTGGCGTGCTTACCCGTATGGGCGGTGCAGGGGTCTGCACTATTTCGGCACGCCCAAACGCCCGGCCGCCGACCCGTGCCGTCTCCTCCGTCCGGAGTCACTCTGTCGTCAACCGGCGTTGTTGGTCGATCAGGTCGGTGTAGCGGTCGTACTGGGCGTCGGCGACCTGGCGGTTGCGTACGAGGCTTCCTTCCTCCATGCGGTACGTGCGGTCGGGATCGCCCCGGAAGGAGAGCCAGTTGAAGCTGGTGGTGACCCAGACGTCGTCGTAGACGAGAACCTTGGCGTGCGTGCTCTTGAGTCGGGTGAAGGTGAACTTGGCGGGATACCGGGCGGCGAGGTTGCCGAGTTTCCGTACGGCCGCCTGGTCGGTCCTGGTGTCGTTCTCCTCGTACCCGTAGGCGATGTGGACGGGCACACCGCGGGCGAGGCGGCTCTCCAGCTTTCCGAGGAATTCCGTGGTGATGATCGCGTTCTTGATCCACGGCGAGATGATCAGCAGCCTGCGGTGAGCCTGGGTGAGGGCCTCGTCGAGCAGCTCGGGGTGTTCGAAGACGCCGATGGCCCGGATCTCGTCCTGCAGCAGCTCGGGGCCGGCCGGCGCGACCGGAGTGGGGGACGCGGAGCCGACTTGAAGTGCGGCCTGTTCGGCGCGCTGCTGGGTGACCTCCGGGAGCGCGACGCGGGCCTTCTCCAGGTCGGGATCCAGGACAGGGCGGTCGGGAGCCGGCTCCACCTTGATGCCGAGGGAGGCGGCACCGCCGAGGCTGATCAAGGCGATCTCGTGGTGGTGGCTGAGCTCGCCGTCGACGACGACCCCGAGTTGGATGTCGGTGCGGTCCGGGTCGGCGTACACGAGGACCTTCGCCGGCATGACGCGGCGGGCCTTGGCCTGGCTGATGCCTCGTACCTGGAGGACTTCGCGGTCGGTGTTTCCTCGTTCGCGCAACAGGGCGTTGATGTCGGCGGCGGAGATGTCGCCGATCTCCACGAGTCCGGCGTGCGCGGCCGGCAGCATCAGGGTGTCGGTCTCTTCGGACTGTCCGCGGGGGATGACAGTGTGCCGGTCGTAGGGGCGCACCTTTCCCAGGAGCTGGTCGTAGACGACGGGCTGGTCGACGCGCACGGGGGTGATGGCCGCCATTTCGCGGGCGGTCTGTTCGCCGCGGGCGGTGAGGCGCAGGTTCCGGGTGCTGGACGGCTGGCCGGGGGCGGGCAGGGTGTAGGTGAGGTTGTCCGCGCTGAAGTGGTCGGCGACGGTCTGGCTGACCATGCGTTCGGGGAGTCCGAGCATGCCAGCGATGGAGGCTTCGCTGGGGACCTTGTTGTTGACCAGGCGGAGGACGAACTCGTCGAGCAGGGCGAGGCGTTTGCGGTCCTGCGCCAGGACGTCCGCGGTGATCAGGGCGACGGGCAGGGCGGCGTCGATGATGGCCACGAGCTCGAGACCGGGACGGGCGTTGTGGAAGCGGACGGCGAGGAGGCTGTCGAGACTAAAGGTAGGCATTGCGGATCTCGCACTCCTCGGGGTGGGCGCCCATGTAGTCGAGGACGTCTCGCAGGGCGCCGGGCTTGCTTCGGCAGAAGGCGGCGTCGCCGACCACGATGAGGCCGAAGCGGGCGCGGGAGAGAGCGACGTTGATGCGGCGCCAGTAGGACTGGCCGAGGAATCCGAACTCGGAGCGGGCGTTGCTGCGGGTGACCGAGAAAACGGCCAGGTCGCATTCGCGGCCCTGGACTGCGTCGACGGACAGGACCTCGGGGGTGAAGTGCTTGAGTTTGAGGGAGGCCAGTCGGCGGCCGAGTTCTTCGACCTGGCGTCCGTACGGGGCGATGACGAGGACTTCGAGGGGACGGCCGTCGGGGACCTTGATCATCTGCTTGTCGATGGCCTGGTCGATGACTTCCAGGCGCCGGGCGGCGAGCTTGGACTCAAGCAGGTTGGAGATGCTGGTCTCGGCGGCGGTGCGCTCGGACTCGCGCCGGCCGGGCAGCAGACTGGTGTCGAGCCACAGGACGGGCTTGTTGATCTGGTCGTAGCCGGGCAGGGCGTGGTCGTTGGGGGAGAGCAGCTTCTCGTCGTAGAAGCAGGTGGAGATCATGTTCCCGATGGCCGGGGTCATACGGTACTGCTCACGCAGCAGGTGCTTGACCGGGAAGTCGGTGTGGTTGGCCAGGTACTGGAAGAGCGTGGTCGACACCAGTTCGGGGATGAGCTGGTGGTCCGTCATGATCTGCTCGTCGCGCAGGAGGTCTTCGTCGATCGGCGGGAGCTGGTTGGTGTCGCCGACCAGGACCCATCGTTTGGCCTTGGCCAGAGGTACGAGCGCCTCGGTGGCGGTCGCCTTGGACGCCTCGTCGAAGATGCACACGTCGAACTCGAGGTCGCGGGCGGCTGGATGGCCGAGGAAGCCGAGGGCCGTTCCGCCGATGACCTGCCGAGTCCTCAGGAACGCGGTGATCAGGTGCTGGTCGGTGCCGATGCGCTGCAGCCATTCGCCCTGCAGGCGCAGCAGCCGCATGAGCTCCCGGCCGGGGCCGGCGGGACCCAAGAGGGCTTCGACCGCGTCGCGGGCGTCGAGGGTGCTGAGGTCCTCGCGCAGGGTGAGTTCACCGGCGAGCATGCGCTGCACCTCGGCGAACAGCTCGGCGCGCTGGTCCTGGAGCTGGTCGCGGCGGGCGCGGACGGTGACGACTTCTTCTCCGAGCTCGCGTGCGGAGGTGGTGCGGTCGGGGGCGGGCTGGCTGGCGAGGTCGGTGAGTTTGCGCTCGACGTGTTCGAGGTCGGCAGCGACAACGGCGAGCTCCTCCAAAAGCAGGGCTGCCTTCAGGTGACGTGCTTCCAGTCCGTTGTCGGAGGCGATGGCGTCGAGGTACTTCTCCGCACGGGCCCGCACACCCTGGGTCCAGCGCTTGACCTGCCGGTCCAGGAGGAGCGGCTGGGCGCTCTCGGCGACACGGGGGTCGTCGGGGCGGCCCAGACGCACGAGGCCCGTGATGCCGGCTTCCTCGATCCGCTTCAGGGCGTTGTCGATGGCGATGTGGGTCTGGCTGACGATGAGGATCCGGGCGTGGGCATTGCGTTTGAGGGTTTGTTCGACGATCTCGGCGATGACGGTCGTCTTGCCGGTGCCCGGGGGCCCTTCCACCAGGAGCAGATCCTGCGAGCCCAGAGCGTGGGCGACGACGTCGCGTTTGCTCTTGTCGAGGTCTGCGCGGAACCAGGTGGTGACGTCGGTGGGCGGCTGGGAGGTGATGCTCGTCGGGTCGTCGATGATCTGCCGCAGGACCGGGTTGGCGGCCTGGCCGGCGGCGACGTTGGTCAGGGCGTCGCGTTGGCGGTTGATGGCGCTCTGGCTGGGGCCGAGGAAGGGCAGGAGCACGCCGCGGCCGGGCAGGGTGTTGTCAGGGCGTGCGAACCGGATAACCAGGGTGTCCTCGGTCTGCGCGGTCACCTCGCCGCGGTCGACGGGCCTGCTGTAGGGATAGGCGGCCACCGACCACTCCTCGCCGACGAGCGAGGCGGTGGTGGGCATGGCCAGCCTGAAGACGCGGCTGCGGCCGTTGCCGTCGATGCGG comes from Streptomyces sp. NBC_01454 and encodes:
- a CDS encoding AAA domain-containing protein, yielding MGAEMISGRFLLLPNTPRAGGLSEVRKAVDTTSEEGDYAAVKLLRQRDDEVSQIFLARETAALKALEHPHIVRMLDSGWDAESGRYFIALEWIEHSLKEEMAAGRPVDWASFFTRIGRPLASALAYAHEHQVEHRDLKPGNVLVTDDGVVKLADFGIAKILSKVVVTDQTVAGYRSTLYAPPEQGDAIPYVRDVYSYAVLAIQVLSGGKAADYPDLLPVLDELALDTEFRTILRTCIDYDPKQRPANAAVLEHRLLEAERICGSRQARRRNFVWLKMTRRAAESLGDAPTDSEADWDQARAAVLADLSGTVHADYGYNQQTGEVDTATLRIFGRTRFLRLVSDERNPDRCVIISAETRPDEWMAKRRERSALIGPVLTWTFDDPGEDPAYDGLTFLLQRLDAHLDERETAARVRETHNLGDLFDGWRRLLEAREELAAGGRQPLDYDRIDGNGRSRVFRLAMPTTASLVGEEWSVAAYPYSRPVDRGEVTAQTEDTLVIRFARPDNTLPGRGVLLPFLGPSQSAINRQRDALTNVAAGQAANPVLRQIIDDPTSITSQPPTDVTTWFRADLDKSKRDVVAHALGSQDLLLVEGPPGTGKTTVIAEIVEQTLKRNAHARILIVSQTHIAIDNALKRIEEAGITGLVRLGRPDDPRVAESAQPLLLDRQVKRWTQGVRARAEKYLDAIASDNGLEARHLKAALLLEELAVVAADLEHVERKLTDLASQPAPDRTTSARELGEEVVTVRARRDQLQDQRAELFAEVQRMLAGELTLREDLSTLDARDAVEALLGPAGPGRELMRLLRLQGEWLQRIGTDQHLITAFLRTRQVIGGTALGFLGHPAARDLEFDVCIFDEASKATATEALVPLAKAKRWVLVGDTNQLPPIDEDLLRDEQIMTDHQLIPELVSTTLFQYLANHTDFPVKHLLREQYRMTPAIGNMISTCFYDEKLLSPNDHALPGYDQINKPVLWLDTSLLPGRRESERTAAETSISNLLESKLAARRLEVIDQAIDKQMIKVPDGRPLEVLVIAPYGRQVEELGRRLASLKLKHFTPEVLSVDAVQGRECDLAVFSVTRSNARSEFGFLGQSYWRRINVALSRARFGLIVVGDAAFCRSKPGALRDVLDYMGAHPEECEIRNAYL
- a CDS encoding aminoglycoside phosphotransferase; amino-acid sequence: MSTTRLKWGDIAADVRPVVEDRTGPIRAVHPVDGGFNSHLAVRLDTDHGSVFVKGLRSDHPQAWTQQREAAVSRYTAELGPRLLWHAQEAGWDLLGFDFVEGHHADYATNSPDINLLADTLTQLATIKAPPVILKKAEERWAGYVDDTSILREFSGNTLCHTDFNPENVLIIPRQNRAILVDWAWSTAGAAWIDPALCIVWLIATGHQSPEAAESWARRMPTWNSAPVTAVDTFAAANARLWASIAADNPGSWSEALRNGALMWSAYRRTAAG
- a CDS encoding RNB domain-containing ribonuclease, whose protein sequence is MIDSRGTVDRDDAIAVRPLDDGWELMVYVADVASGVALGSAADQEAFRRRESAYGGWRGTAKMLPRPVEDRLTLAEDRPCATMRVRLEVTSEGIVRHTDVARAAMSGAVAVHHQEVAAATRDPEHPLHSGLREAAALSEVLLARRRDQGALALYDLLSGWATDEDGAVVRLAAFERNIGYKVVQECMIAANTALAAWAAERDLPVLFRNHSAARVSPPRSELLEDLDLAFADGSPARLEALQRRTLMTMKAAEYAPYMGGHWGLNLPGYVHATSPLRRYADLVAQRIIFSHLDNSASPYGEDELSSVAGALNDGARADRQAQQDSFKSSAHTRARRAAAAAAADYSALDSKAFHAVLKRGCKDNIAGPSLVEETGRRAAAQQLTSLELQLVLLVADGTGWGVARAACLAAIAAAPETAISVLSVHAQVNDLPLPQFADRSTGQAPHTVFSAQASWTAADGEIRGSTRSASAKKAARHQAAVSLLARLAELPDPSKDLAEPAPEDLNATKGSAPTVTDVRSPLSVLNEYAQIRVISGLEYSVTGEGPDHLPTFTCTARAFCEGRSLAGESSAASKAAAKNAAADSLLAQVHEVRASATAGTSVNGQSHR
- a CDS encoding WhiB family transcriptional regulator, giving the protein MRTEDHWSERAACRTADPEELFADGTAQNKAKAVCFGCSVRTECLADALDQRIEHGVWGGMTERERRALLRRRPDVTSWRSLLDSARLEHQQHVPSADVGQGAGAAAA
- a CDS encoding UTRA domain-containing protein, whose amino-acid sequence is MDISTVAQRDDGQDQALHSQTPALLRPPVRRSNRRHAWEKARARKSFAERKATGATEYDTGLTKPELDFSAEYRHVKSNAHLSEVFGIPHGSALLERNYRTSYVGDEHPLGVILSYLVREKISANPELLDSRNEPWPGGTQAQLHTLGIEVGEITEQVTARAAATDEARDLGLREHEPVLALEKIVRDVTGGVVEVAHILLPADRTQLEFHTPLDRW